GAGGGGGTGGAGCGCAGTTCAGCGTGCCGCCGTCGGGGTATCGATTTCCATCGCCTTATTCATAATGGCGAGGGGCATGGATCTTTACGCCGCCGTCTTTGCCTCATACGTTGGGTTCCTGGCCACCGCCATCCTTTATTGGCTGAACAATAGGCCGTGGAGCCCCCGCATGTGGTTCACGCTCGCCACATCGACGCTGCTCCCCATGATTGGCGCAATTATCTACGTTAAGTACCTTGATTGGCCCCTTCCCCAATTGATCGCCGGGGCAGCCCTCATATTGCTTCTACTATTGGTGAAACCCCTTCCCAGAAGCGCCGTGAACCAAGTTCCGCCCATGCTGAGGCGAGCAATTTCGTGGTTCACAAAAGATTGAGGGGCTCGCCCTTAAGGATGGGGAGGGGGTCAAGCATTAGCGTATCTTTATGCATTTATAATTGCTCGAGCACATTGCCCTGACCCATACATCCTCCCCAATCAGCACCACCCTGGATCCATTCTCAATGGGGGGACGCCGAGGAAGCAATCTCCTCAGGACGCCGGCATTATCGATCCAATTCATGGTCCTCACGCCGAGGACGCTTATCGACTTCATCACCTCATTCACCGCCTCCTCATAACTCGGATCAATTAATCGCTTGACTGCCAAGTTCCTATCGATTATGACGAGCTCCGCGCCTCCCCTCTTCAATGCATGCGCCAACAGTAGGGCAGCGGCGGCGCCCAGCTTATCCGCAATCACCTCGCTTGATGCGTACGCCAGCACCGCCAGCGTGAAGCTCGACTCGCTCTCCATGAGCTTGATCACGTACTTATCCAGCTTAAGGCTCTTCTTCCAGTGAATCCTCCTAACCGGGTCGCCCGGAACGAATTCCCTCACCTCCATGATGTCCCCAGCGCCTCCGGCCGATGCCGTGGACAATAATTCCCGCCCCCACTCAATTGCTTGCTGCGTCCTCGACTTGACGATTATCGGCGGGTGCCTAACGATCCTCGCCGCGCTTATCAATCGCCTCTCGTCGATGAGCCTTAGCCTAATGAGGGGCGTCTTGACGCCGCCCAGGGAGTAGAGGAGCCTCGCCCTAATCGTGTCACCCCCAAGCGAGGCAGTGTTTCTCTCCAGCCTGATCTCCGGAGGCGGCTCAATGAGGACGCGCAGCGATGACTTGGGGACTGAGGATAATGATAATGAGTAACTCCTCCACTCGCCGGCCACCGCCCTTACTTCCCCGGGGGTACTGAGGGTTATGTGGAGCGTCATGAATCTGGCCCAGGTCAGGAATGCCGTGGCCGTGACGTAGATGATGATGACGAGGAGGGAGAGGGCTGGGCCGGGGCCCAGGAGGGCCAGGGATAATATTGATGAGGCCATTAATGGAGCGGCGTAGGTCCACCATGGGCCTAAACTGCATGACTTAATCGATGCGTCGAGCACCGGCACGAGAATTATGGAGAGGGCCAGGTTTATGGGCCAGGGGGAGAGGATCAACGCGCCCATGTGAAGCATGGCCAGCGCGGCGTCCCTTCCCCTCCAGGAAAGCAGCTCGAGGACTATTAATGCGGCCGAGTAGGCGTAGGCAATGGGGTGCCCGATATTTAGGGCTATATAGATGGCCGGCAAAACCTTCCGAATCAACGCGAGGAGGCGCGTCGAATTCACTGAACCAGCACCGGAACCTTAACTTGATTTAGGGCATCCTCCACCATATTGATTGGATCCACGGCCTCCCCATACTCGGGCCTAATGATCAATCTATGGGGCAACGCCAGCCGCGCCGCTGCCTTAACGTCGTCCGGTATCGCGTAATTCCTCCCCCCCAGGAATGCGAATGCCCTGGCCAATTTATAGATGCTTATGGGCGCCCTGGTGCTCAGCTTAATCATTAGGCGAGCATCGCCACGCAGAAGCCTAACTATATCGAAAATGTACCTGACCAAGTCATCGCTGACGTAGACCCCCTTAACTGCCTCAATTAATTTCCCCGAGTCCTCGATCCTGATCGCGGGATTGGGCTTGGCCAACTCATTATCTATCTCATCGATGCTCCTCAACACCAGTCTCTCCGTTTCCTCGGCAACGTAATTAACCCTAATGCTGGACGTGAATCTATCCAGCACGGCCACGGGCAATTGGGAAGTGAAGCCCAACTCGACCTCAGCCACATTCATTGTGGCAACGACTATGTGTGGATCCGGGAGCTGGAGGGGGGCCCCATCAATCGTTACCTGCCTCTCCTGCATTGCCTCGAGCAGCGCGGAGAGCGTTCGAGG
Above is a genomic segment from Thermocladium sp. ECH_B containing:
- a CDS encoding ATPase, which codes for MHVKNWSNDINAVWGSISKVFLGGDELIQSLLATFLAGGHALLIGPVGSGKTTLAKALAHAVGGTYKRVQVTNETLPSDIIGFSVYLRDGDTRVVKGPIFSNIVLLDELNRAPPRTLSALLEAMQERQVTIDGAPLQLPDPHIVVATMNVAEVELGFTSQLPVAVLDRFTSSIRVNYVAEETERLVLRSIDEIDNELAKPNPAIRIEDSGKLIEAVKGVYVSDDLVRYIFDIVRLLRGDARLMIKLSTRAPISIYKLARAFAFLGGRNYAIPDDVKAAARLALPHRLIIRPEYGEAVDPINMVEDALNQVKVPVLVQ